Proteins from a genomic interval of Nerophis lumbriciformis linkage group LG01, RoL_Nlum_v2.1, whole genome shotgun sequence:
- the cnbpa gene encoding CCHC-type zinc finger, nucleic acid binding protein a isoform X1 translates to MVMEMSSSSNECFGCGRSGHWIKDCPSANSSRGGRGRGRGRGKEMFCYRCGDPGHMARDCDQTEDACYNCHRSGHISRDCKEPKREREQLCYNCGKAGHMARECEHANEQKCYSCGGFGHIQKLCDKVKCYRCGEIGHVAVHCTKTSETNCYNCGKAGHLAKECTIEATA, encoded by the exons GTAATGGAGATGAGCAGCAGCAGCAACGAGTGCTTTGGATGTGGCCGCTCTGGGCACTGGATTAAAGATTGCCCCAGTGCTAACAGCTCACGGGGGGGACGTGGCCGAGGCAGGGGACGAGGCAAGG AGATGTTCTGCTATCGGTGCGGAGACCCAGGCCACATGGCGAGGGATTGTGACCAAACTGAGGATG CGTGCTACAACTGCCACAGGAGCGGTCACATTTCCCGCGACTGCAAGGAGCCCAAGCGGGAGCGGGAGCAGCTGTGCTACAACTGCGGCAAGGCCGGTCACATGGCCCGCGAGTGCGAGCACGCCAACGAGCAGAAATGCTACTCCTGTGGCGGATTCGGCCACATCCAGAAGCTTTGTGACAAGGTGAAATGTTACAG GTGTGGCGAGATCGGTCACGTCGCCGTGCATTGCACCAAAACCAGCGAGACCAACTGCTACAACTGTGGAAAGGCGGGCCACCTGGCGAAAGAGTGCACCATCGAAGCCACCGCATAA
- the cnbpa gene encoding CCHC-type zinc finger, nucleic acid binding protein a isoform X2 has protein sequence MEMSSSSNECFGCGRSGHWIKDCPSANSSRGGRGRGRGRGKEMFCYRCGDPGHMARDCDQTEDACYNCHRSGHISRDCKEPKREREQLCYNCGKAGHMARECEHANEQKCYSCGGFGHIQKLCDKVKCYRCGEIGHVAVHCTKTSETNCYNCGKAGHLAKECTIEATA, from the exons ATGGAGATGAGCAGCAGCAGCAACGAGTGCTTTGGATGTGGCCGCTCTGGGCACTGGATTAAAGATTGCCCCAGTGCTAACAGCTCACGGGGGGGACGTGGCCGAGGCAGGGGACGAGGCAAGG AGATGTTCTGCTATCGGTGCGGAGACCCAGGCCACATGGCGAGGGATTGTGACCAAACTGAGGATG CGTGCTACAACTGCCACAGGAGCGGTCACATTTCCCGCGACTGCAAGGAGCCCAAGCGGGAGCGGGAGCAGCTGTGCTACAACTGCGGCAAGGCCGGTCACATGGCCCGCGAGTGCGAGCACGCCAACGAGCAGAAATGCTACTCCTGTGGCGGATTCGGCCACATCCAGAAGCTTTGTGACAAGGTGAAATGTTACAG GTGTGGCGAGATCGGTCACGTCGCCGTGCATTGCACCAAAACCAGCGAGACCAACTGCTACAACTGTGGAAAGGCGGGCCACCTGGCGAAAGAGTGCACCATCGAAGCCACCGCATAA
- the cnbpa gene encoding CCHC-type zinc finger, nucleic acid binding protein a isoform X4 — translation MEMSSSSNECFGCGRSGHWIKDCPSANSSRGGRGRGRGREMFCYRCGDPGHMARDCDQTEDACYNCHRSGHISRDCKEPKREREQLCYNCGKAGHMARECEHANEQKCYSCGGFGHIQKLCDKVKCYRCGEIGHVAVHCTKTSETNCYNCGKAGHLAKECTIEATA, via the exons ATGGAGATGAGCAGCAGCAGCAACGAGTGCTTTGGATGTGGCCGCTCTGGGCACTGGATTAAAGATTGCCCCAGTGCTAACAGCTCACGGGGGGGACGTGGCCGAGGCAGGGGACGAG AGATGTTCTGCTATCGGTGCGGAGACCCAGGCCACATGGCGAGGGATTGTGACCAAACTGAGGATG CGTGCTACAACTGCCACAGGAGCGGTCACATTTCCCGCGACTGCAAGGAGCCCAAGCGGGAGCGGGAGCAGCTGTGCTACAACTGCGGCAAGGCCGGTCACATGGCCCGCGAGTGCGAGCACGCCAACGAGCAGAAATGCTACTCCTGTGGCGGATTCGGCCACATCCAGAAGCTTTGTGACAAGGTGAAATGTTACAG GTGTGGCGAGATCGGTCACGTCGCCGTGCATTGCACCAAAACCAGCGAGACCAACTGCTACAACTGTGGAAAGGCGGGCCACCTGGCGAAAGAGTGCACCATCGAAGCCACCGCATAA
- the cnbpa gene encoding CCHC-type zinc finger, nucleic acid binding protein a isoform X3, which yields MVMEMSSSSNECFGCGRSGHWIKDCPSANSSRGGRGRGRGREMFCYRCGDPGHMARDCDQTEDACYNCHRSGHISRDCKEPKREREQLCYNCGKAGHMARECEHANEQKCYSCGGFGHIQKLCDKVKCYRCGEIGHVAVHCTKTSETNCYNCGKAGHLAKECTIEATA from the exons GTAATGGAGATGAGCAGCAGCAGCAACGAGTGCTTTGGATGTGGCCGCTCTGGGCACTGGATTAAAGATTGCCCCAGTGCTAACAGCTCACGGGGGGGACGTGGCCGAGGCAGGGGACGAG AGATGTTCTGCTATCGGTGCGGAGACCCAGGCCACATGGCGAGGGATTGTGACCAAACTGAGGATG CGTGCTACAACTGCCACAGGAGCGGTCACATTTCCCGCGACTGCAAGGAGCCCAAGCGGGAGCGGGAGCAGCTGTGCTACAACTGCGGCAAGGCCGGTCACATGGCCCGCGAGTGCGAGCACGCCAACGAGCAGAAATGCTACTCCTGTGGCGGATTCGGCCACATCCAGAAGCTTTGTGACAAGGTGAAATGTTACAG GTGTGGCGAGATCGGTCACGTCGCCGTGCATTGCACCAAAACCAGCGAGACCAACTGCTACAACTGTGGAAAGGCGGGCCACCTGGCGAAAGAGTGCACCATCGAAGCCACCGCATAA